Proteins encoded within one genomic window of Candidatus Hepatoplasma crinochetorum Av:
- the acpS gene encoding holo-ACP synthase, whose amino-acid sequence MEILNIGTDIVENKRLDNLNLIKRFLSIEEFSLFENIKDKNEALNFAAGRFAAKEAIIKTFNKKINFSNIKILNDNNGKPIIFFNDKLTKNLLLSISHEKKYTIAFTILLKN is encoded by the coding sequence ATGGAAATATTAAATATTGGAACTGATATTGTTGAAAATAAAAGATTAGACAATTTAAATTTAATTAAAAGATTTTTATCTATAGAAGAATTTTCTTTATTTGAAAATATTAAAGATAAAAATGAAGCTTTAAATTTTGCTGCAGGAAGATTTGCTGCAAAGGAAGCAATTATAAAAACTTTTAATAAAAAAATAAATTTTTCTAATATTAAAATTTTAAATGATAATAATGGAAAACCAATAATATTTTTTAATGATAAATTAACAAAAAATTTATTATTATCTATTTCCCATGAAAAAAAATATACAATTGCTTTTACTATTTTATTAAAAAATTAA
- a CDS encoding lysophospholipid acyltransferase family protein — translation MLEYIKNFFRVIWFSFIELYSLRRGSRKLKKWIKKNKREQDPNLHPFSKRWKYIYKKMRQFNRRAGIKIKVVGEENIPNGSAWVVPNHTSNLDGFYLIEALGAKLELTSVARSGVKQSKLTQGYFLGSDSFYLNRANIRESLTVLTQTAQYVKKNNRGVIIFPEGTRSFTTDLLEFKCGGFKFPQKYAIPILPITVLGTLQAKRFFRLKYREVKVIVHKPIKPIQHIKLPTDILCKNIGNTIKKELDKYEKNLSPKELKYFLKLKRKASIKQQKKDAKLNKEIEKSLEGAIENKNDK, via the coding sequence ATGCTTGAATATATAAAAAATTTTTTTAGAGTTATTTGATTTTCTTTTATAGAACTTTATTCACTTAGAAGAGGTTCAAGAAAATTAAAAAAATGAATTAAAAAAAATAAGCGAGAACAGGATCCAAATCTACACCCATTTTCTAAGAGATGGAAATATATTTATAAAAAGATGCGTCAATTTAATCGAAGAGCAGGAATAAAAATTAAAGTTGTAGGAGAAGAAAATATTCCAAATGGATCAGCATGAGTTGTTCCTAATCATACTTCAAATTTAGATGGATTTTATCTTATTGAAGCTCTAGGTGCAAAATTGGAATTAACTTCTGTAGCTAGATCAGGAGTAAAACAATCAAAATTAACACAAGGCTATTTTCTTGGTTCTGATTCTTTTTATTTAAATAGAGCAAATATTAGAGAATCACTTACTGTTTTAACACAAACAGCACAATATGTTAAAAAAAATAATCGAGGAGTTATTATATTTCCTGAAGGTACAAGATCTTTTACAACGGATCTTTTAGAATTTAAATGTGGAGGATTTAAATTTCCTCAAAAATATGCAATTCCAATTCTTCCAATTACTGTTCTTGGAACTTTACAAGCAAAGCGTTTTTTTAGATTAAAATATCGTGAAGTAAAAGTTATTGTTCATAAACCAATTAAACCTATTCAACATATTAAATTACCTACAGATATATTATGTAAAAATATAGGGAATACAATTAAAAAAGAATTAGATAAATATGAAAAAAATCTTTCTCCCAAAGAATTGAAATATTTCTTGAAATTAAAAAGAAAAGCATCAATAAAGCAACAAAAAAAAGATGCTAAATTAAATAAAGAAATAGAAAAATCATTAGAAGGAGCAATAGAAAATAAAAATGATAAATAA
- a CDS encoding thymidine phosphorylase, whose amino-acid sequence MINNISEIINKKANKKELTDQEIYYFVNNLKKDVKKYQVSSMLMAIKINGLNDRELISYHNAIVNSGNIINLDDNRFDKHSTGGLGDKVSIILAPILEAMGIKFWKLSGRGLGFTGGTVDKLESIKKFKINYNLETILKKDFSKHNFIIGQSKNIVPADKYIYSIRDTSGSVDSTELIAASVMSKKIAMGAKNILIDLKVGSGAFFKNLRDAEKLGEKLKLIGKNNNRNIYVLYTNMNEPLGKSIGNSIEIKEAINFLKNEYKDPKLEELLRKIASEFYAKKYQTSITEGIEKFNEILKEHKGYKTFLKILENQNVKIKDFKDSKIFTPKHNKRITAHQNGYFKFKNLEDLGYFLIDIKAGRKIDKDHIYNHSGVDFFVKNGDFINKGDLLAKIYSKEKLTDQQIEWFNETFTIVKEKVEDEKIILKEQRW is encoded by the coding sequence ATGATAAATAATATTAGCGAAATTATCAATAAAAAAGCAAATAAAAAAGAATTAACAGATCAAGAAATTTATTATTTTGTTAATAATTTAAAAAAGGATGTAAAAAAATATCAAGTATCTTCAATGCTTATGGCAATTAAAATTAATGGTTTAAATGATCGCGAACTTATATCATATCATAATGCAATTGTTAATTCTGGAAATATAATTAATTTGGATGATAATAGATTTGATAAACATTCAACAGGAGGATTAGGTGATAAAGTTTCAATTATACTTGCTCCAATTCTTGAAGCAATGGGAATTAAATTTTGAAAACTTAGTGGAAGAGGACTTGGATTTACAGGAGGAACAGTTGATAAATTAGAATCAATTAAAAAATTTAAAATAAATTATAATTTAGAAACAATTTTAAAAAAAGATTTTTCAAAACATAATTTTATAATTGGACAATCAAAAAATATTGTTCCTGCTGATAAGTATATTTATTCTATCAGAGATACTTCTGGATCGGTTGATTCAACAGAATTAATTGCCGCATCTGTAATGAGCAAAAAAATTGCAATGGGAGCAAAAAATATTTTAATTGATTTAAAAGTTGGAAGCGGAGCTTTTTTCAAAAATTTAAGAGATGCTGAAAAATTAGGTGAAAAATTAAAATTAATTGGGAAAAATAATAATCGAAATATTTATGTATTATATACAAATATGAACGAACCTTTAGGAAAATCAATTGGTAATTCAATTGAAATAAAAGAAGCTATAAATTTTTTAAAAAATGAATATAAAGATCCTAAGTTGGAAGAATTATTAAGAAAAATAGCAAGTGAATTTTATGCAAAAAAATATCAAACTTCGATTACAGAAGGAATTGAAAAATTTAATGAAATTTTAAAAGAACATAAAGGATATAAGACTTTTTTAAAAATCTTAGAAAATCAAAATGTTAAAATTAAAGATTTTAAAGATAGCAAAATTTTTACACCAAAACATAACAAAAGAATTACAGCTCATCAAAATGGATATTTTAAATTTAAAAATCTTGAAGATTTAGGATATTTTTTAATAGATATAAAAGCAGGAAGAAAAATAGATAAAGATCATATTTATAATCATTCTGGTGTTGATTTTTTTGTAAAAAATGGTGATTTTATAAATAAAGGTGATTTACTTGCAAAAATTTATTCAAAAGAAAAATTAACAGATCAGCAAATTGAATGATTTAATGAAACTTTTACAATTGTAAAAGAAAAAGTAGAAGATGAAAAAATAATTTTAAAGGAACAAAGATGATAA
- a CDS encoding segregation and condensation protein A — translation MIKKREFKIDNYEGPLDLLLELIKSKKMHITEISLVEIADQFVQIVNNLEIINLDLVSEYFLLASQLLDYKAKYLLAIEEGKDFAKKIELSEEDLLQRLIIYESYKKASKRIYNLYKNNFFFSKKDDQLEEFLFSNTDKRYQLVSKGVIDIEKAIDRIYKILEKNKQINTTLTVKRISIEERKKELLEILDSNKKTYKFTQFINNNNFSRYIIAVTLICFLEMAANDQLILKQINDFSEILIERKNL, via the coding sequence ATGATAAAAAAAAGAGAATTCAAAATTGATAATTATGAAGGACCTTTAGATTTATTATTAGAACTTATTAAAAGCAAAAAGATGCATATTACTGAAATCTCATTAGTGGAGATTGCAGATCAATTTGTTCAGATTGTTAATAATTTAGAAATTATTAATTTAGATCTTGTTTCTGAATATTTTTTACTTGCATCTCAACTTTTAGATTATAAAGCAAAATATTTACTTGCAATTGAAGAAGGAAAAGATTTTGCAAAAAAAATTGAATTATCAGAAGAAGATCTTTTACAAAGGTTAATAATTTATGAAAGTTATAAAAAAGCAAGCAAGCGAATTTATAATCTTTATAAAAATAATTTTTTCTTTTCAAAAAAAGATGATCAATTAGAAGAATTTTTATTTTCTAATACTGATAAAAGATATCAATTAGTAAGCAAAGGTGTAATTGACATCGAAAAAGCAATTGATCGAATTTATAAAATATTAGAAAAAAATAAACAAATTAATACAACATTAACAGTAAAAAGAATTTCAATTGAAGAGCGTAAAAAAGAATTATTAGAAATTTTAGATTCTAATAAAAAAACTTATAAATTTACACAATTTATAAACAATAATAATTTTTCAAGATATATAATTGCAGTTACTTTAATTTGTTTTCTTGAGATGGCTGCAAACGATCAATTAATTTTAAAACAAATTAATGATTTTTCAGAAATTTTAATTGAAAGAAAAAATCTATAA
- the scpB gene encoding SMC-Scp complex subunit ScpB: MDIKILQALLFLKGEEGIKISELAKILKKSKKEILKKLSELETFLIKIDSPFILKQFEDFYWLSVSQEIGLKLTRILKKDVSIRLSKSLIETLTIIAYNQPTTKSDVEKIRGFASDYAFAKLVDYNLIEDLGIDDKRKGNPHIYKTTIYFLKLFNLKSLNDLPILRKDFIEKTEELNLLDYQNENDLKLNYHKNLNIKQNLKEDKKAIDNFLAKNENNLENTIELN; this comes from the coding sequence ATGGATATAAAAATTTTACAAGCATTACTTTTTTTAAAAGGAGAAGAAGGAATTAAAATTTCAGAATTAGCAAAAATTTTAAAAAAAAGTAAAAAAGAAATATTAAAAAAATTATCTGAATTAGAAACATTTTTAATAAAAATAGATTCCCCATTTATTTTAAAGCAATTTGAAGATTTTTATTGATTATCGGTTAGTCAAGAAATTGGTTTAAAATTAACAAGAATTCTAAAAAAAGATGTTTCAATCAGACTTTCAAAAAGTTTAATTGAAACTCTTACAATTATTGCTTATAATCAACCAACAACTAAATCTGATGTTGAAAAAATTCGTGGGTTTGCTTCTGATTATGCTTTTGCAAAATTAGTTGATTATAATTTGATTGAAGATTTAGGAATAGACGATAAAAGAAAAGGTAATCCTCATATATATAAAACAACAATCTATTTTCTTAAATTGTTTAATTTAAAATCATTAAATGATCTTCCAATTTTACGAAAAGATTTTATTGAAAAAACTGAAGAATTAAATCTTTTAGATTATCAAAATGAAAATGATTTAAAATTAAATTATCATAAAAATTTAAATATCAAGCAAAATTTGAAAGAAGATAAAAAAGCAATTGATAATTTTTTAGCAAAAAATGAAAATAATCTTGAAAATACAATAGAGTTAAATTAA
- a CDS encoding pseudouridine synthase, with protein MNLKKEERIQKLVANYGNYSRREIERLIKAKKVFKNDKLVELGTKSTIDDKIVVDGKRVIFNLKYDYFLLNKPKGYICKRNDLKNKSVISLINNYKNRNLFTIGRLDVQTTGLIILTNDGKLKNIVESPKSKIKKVYLVWLEKKITKKDLENLRKGIILDDNYLTKPIEKIKIINNKDKILIKLSIIEGKKNQIKRMFIALDNKVINLKRIEIGDLKLGTIKLGEYQTIIQSQIYQKLGLKVN; from the coding sequence ATGAATTTAAAAAAAGAAGAAAGAATCCAAAAATTAGTTGCAAATTATGGAAATTATTCTCGTAGAGAAATTGAAAGATTAATAAAAGCAAAAAAAGTATTTAAGAATGATAAGTTAGTAGAACTTGGAACAAAATCAACAATTGATGACAAGATAGTAGTAGATGGAAAAAGAGTGATCTTTAATCTTAAATATGATTATTTTTTATTAAATAAACCAAAAGGCTATATTTGTAAAAGAAATGATTTAAAAAATAAATCAGTAATTTCTCTTATAAATAATTATAAAAATCGTAATTTATTTACAATTGGTCGATTAGATGTTCAAACTACAGGACTTATAATTCTAACAAATGATGGAAAATTAAAGAATATTGTTGAGAGTCCCAAAAGTAAAATCAAAAAAGTTTATCTTGTTTGATTAGAAAAAAAAATTACTAAAAAAGATCTCGAAAATTTAAGAAAGGGAATAATATTAGATGATAACTATCTTACAAAACCAATAGAAAAAATTAAGATTATAAATAATAAAGATAAAATTTTAATAAAATTAAGTATTATAGAAGGTAAAAAAAATCAAATTAAGAGAATGTTTATTGCTCTTGATAATAAAGTTATTAATCTAAAAAGAATTGAAATTGGTGACTTAAAATTAGGAACAATAAAATTGGGTGAATATCAAACAATTATACAAAGTCAAATTTATCAAAAATTAGGTTTAAAAGTAAATTAG
- a CDS encoding MATE family efflux transporter, which translates to MENDENNSKKLESFYNDSNLWKTYFRISVPVIILMLSTASYSLIDSIISTIYVDGATFFNNPNLNAADVLSIVTPFIIFMFTISYLFVVGVGLFLPNALGKKDFKIAHKIIGEGISLSLIFGIFTILLFYFLAEPWMNFFANKNDAITDEAIHQGIIYMQITTIAVAFNGIRDVIVRALRVEGKNISSALIPIIALPVNLGFDIIFMNPNIGGMGLEGAAWATVIGAFVGAFAGVAYSIYLNFKSDTYISFNLKYWVPTWAISIVIMQYGFSSFYYRATIMFFILWYVYFLNLLDGQLQEEDVVSSFNKYSTASIQIIIFGNAVASGIGQGGSVILAYHYGKKNYDVVDRGLKISFIYNIVAEGIVVIIMLALSSLIMEIYDVNIFGPINDPGSDQLSLYSNYFKLTIIGLPLILLQTPETMFYGLRKKPKILACHATLSNVVVGPLLFWAMYQTIDISAAASNPNLIFPYFSSMIIIGFVQIIVTAPFMSYAYQTIGDEKTTLLKYWKAKFIKKNYFNVNFPSYDYKFWSLAFFKKKEKENDNSEETKNNINTKENKNEKRKK; encoded by the coding sequence ATGGAAAATGATGAAAATAATTCAAAGAAATTAGAATCATTTTATAATGATTCTAATTTATGAAAAACTTATTTTCGTATCAGTGTTCCTGTAATTATTTTGATGTTATCAACGGCTAGTTATTCGTTGATAGATTCTATTATTTCAACAATTTATGTTGATGGAGCGACTTTTTTTAATAATCCTAATTTAAATGCTGCGGATGTTTTAAGTATTGTAACTCCTTTTATTATTTTTATGTTTACAATCTCTTATCTTTTTGTTGTTGGTGTAGGATTATTCTTACCAAATGCCTTAGGAAAAAAAGATTTTAAAATTGCTCATAAAATAATTGGAGAAGGAATTTCATTATCATTAATTTTTGGAATATTTACAATTTTGCTTTTTTACTTTTTAGCAGAACCTTGAATGAATTTTTTTGCAAATAAAAATGATGCAATTACAGATGAAGCAATTCATCAAGGAATAATTTATATGCAAATTACAACAATTGCTGTTGCTTTTAATGGAATAAGAGATGTAATAGTGCGAGCTTTAAGAGTAGAAGGAAAAAATATTTCTTCTGCTCTTATTCCAATTATTGCTCTTCCTGTTAATTTGGGATTTGATATTATTTTTATGAATCCAAATATTGGTGGAATGGGACTTGAAGGGGCTGCTTGAGCAACTGTAATTGGAGCTTTTGTTGGAGCTTTTGCAGGAGTTGCTTATAGTATTTATCTTAATTTTAAAAGTGATACTTATATTAGTTTTAATTTAAAATATTGGGTTCCTACTTGAGCAATATCAATTGTAATTATGCAATATGGATTTAGTTCATTTTATTATCGGGCAACAATAATGTTTTTTATTCTTTGATATGTATATTTTTTAAATTTATTAGATGGACAATTACAAGAAGAAGATGTTGTTTCTTCTTTTAATAAATATTCGACAGCATCAATTCAAATTATTATATTTGGAAATGCAGTAGCCTCCGGAATTGGACAAGGAGGTTCTGTAATATTGGCTTATCATTATGGTAAGAAAAATTATGATGTAGTTGATAGAGGATTAAAAATATCATTTATCTATAATATTGTAGCAGAGGGAATTGTAGTTATAATTATGCTTGCTTTATCATCTCTTATTATGGAAATTTATGATGTTAATATTTTTGGTCCAATAAATGATCCTGGATCTGATCAATTGAGTTTATATTCAAATTATTTTAAATTAACAATTATTGGTTTACCATTAATTTTATTACAAACACCAGAAACGATGTTTTATGGGCTTCGGAAAAAACCAAAAATTCTCGCTTGTCATGCAACATTATCAAATGTTGTAGTCGGACCACTTTTATTTTGAGCAATGTATCAAACAATAGATATAAGTGCGGCCGCCTCTAATCCAAATTTAATTTTTCCATATTTTTCTTCAATGATTATAATTGGTTTTGTTCAAATTATAGTAACTGCTCCATTTATGAGTTATGCTTATCAAACAATTGGTGATGAAAAAACAACATTACTAAAATATTGAAAAGCAAAATTTATCAAGAAAAATTATTTTAATGTAAATTTTCCAAGTTATGATTATAAATTTTGATCACTTGCTTTTTTCAAAAAAAAAGAAAAAGAAAATGATAATTCAGAAGAAACAAAAAATAATATAAATACAAAAGAGAATAAAAATGAAAAAAGAAAAAAATAA
- a CDS encoding HAD family hydrolase: MKKEKNNKFKLEKGKKYLFATDLDGTFLTSYRDSMHIDNYEAVKMIKKHNFPFVIATGRSWWWAKKIYDQLGLVDASIHFSGAQIHNVNNNAFKINFKKKFEEIYTYIKKEEIIELVKENNLITKVDFFSVVGKEHQAEFSKMEDIDKLFFDAFEFAVVVKNNPSYAQKLLLELKKKYKSRFVIKYWRHQKMREIIFSPPETDKSIALKHVLKQYNLNEKNLIYFGDNINDIDALKLAKISYVPKNANEKAKKVATEILEYTNDEGAVAKKIIELITELENGK; this comes from the coding sequence ATGAAAAAAGAAAAAAATAATAAATTTAAACTAGAAAAAGGTAAAAAATATCTTTTTGCTACTGATTTAGATGGGACTTTTTTAACTTCATATCGAGATTCCATGCATATTGATAATTATGAAGCTGTAAAAATGATAAAAAAGCATAATTTTCCTTTTGTAATTGCAACAGGAAGAAGTTGATGATGAGCTAAAAAGATTTATGATCAATTAGGACTCGTAGATGCTTCTATTCACTTTTCAGGGGCACAAATTCATAATGTTAATAATAATGCTTTTAAAATTAATTTTAAAAAGAAATTTGAAGAAATTTATACATATATTAAAAAAGAAGAAATTATTGAACTTGTAAAAGAAAATAATTTAATTACAAAAGTGGATTTTTTTAGTGTTGTTGGAAAAGAACATCAAGCAGAATTTTCAAAAATGGAAGATATTGATAAATTATTTTTTGATGCTTTTGAGTTTGCTGTTGTTGTAAAAAATAATCCAAGTTATGCACAAAAATTATTATTAGAGCTTAAGAAAAAATATAAAAGTCGTTTTGTAATTAAATATTGAAGACATCAAAAAATGCGCGAGATTATTTTTTCACCTCCTGAAACAGATAAATCAATTGCTTTAAAACATGTTTTAAAGCAATATAATTTAAATGAAAAAAATTTAATTTATTTTGGAGATAATATAAATGATATCGATGCCTTAAAATTAGCTAAAATTAGTTATGTTCCCAAAAATGCAAATGAAAAAGCAAAAAAAGTAGCAACAGAGATTTTAGAATATACAAATGATGAAGGCGCTGTTGCAAAAAAAATTATTGAATTAATTACAGAACTTGAAAATGGAAAATAA
- a CDS encoding TrmH family RNA methyltransferase produces MENNFKKINSITNDKITYFYKLKNKKYILKNKLFLIEGKNIISEAIKKDLVSTILIINQNDYSDFKGEKIIVNQKIIDKLSFNKNSNNVIAICKLEDNLFLDNDLLFNKIIILDKIQDPKNLGSIVRTAYGLGFEAIYLTDQTVFPYNHYVISSSQGAIFSLPIFYLKNFNFLKNYQKYLFVIDKKATKLSEIKKSDEKIALIFGNEGKGISSDFFNIDQKTIKTYIPLVNNFDSFNVSIAAAIALYYFQIIIKK; encoded by the coding sequence ATGGAAAATAATTTTAAAAAGATAAATTCAATTACAAATGATAAAATAACTTATTTTTATAAATTAAAAAACAAAAAATATATATTAAAAAATAAATTATTTTTAATTGAAGGAAAAAATATTATTTCTGAAGCAATCAAAAAAGATTTAGTATCAACAATTTTAATTATTAATCAAAATGACTATTCAGATTTTAAAGGAGAAAAAATAATTGTAAATCAAAAAATAATTGATAAATTATCTTTTAATAAAAATAGCAATAATGTGATTGCAATTTGTAAATTGGAAGATAATCTTTTTTTGGATAATGATCTTTTGTTTAATAAGATTATTATTTTAGATAAAATTCAAGATCCAAAAAATTTAGGATCAATTGTAAGAACAGCATATGGTCTTGGATTTGAAGCAATTTATCTTACAGATCAAACTGTTTTTCCTTATAATCATTATGTAATTTCTAGTTCGCAAGGAGCAATATTTTCACTTCCTATTTTTTATTTAAAGAATTTTAATTTTCTTAAAAATTATCAAAAATATTTATTTGTAATAGATAAAAAGGCAACGAAATTATCAGAAATAAAAAAATCTGATGAAAAAATAGCTTTAATTTTTGGAAATGAAGGTAAAGGGATAAGTTCTGATTTTTTTAATATAGATCAAAAAACAATAAAAACTTATATTCCGCTTGTTAATAATTTTGATTCTTTTAATGTTTCTATTGCTGCAGCAATCGCTTTATATTATTTTCAAATAATTATTAAAAAATAA
- the trxA gene encoding thioredoxin, with the protein MVNEFDENKLKKIIGEKKIIIIDFFATWCGPCQMFGPVFEKFSTEYEKKEIIFAKVDVDKYTDFSADQGVTSIPTIVAYKDGKEFLRFTGFRSLENLKKDFKTLL; encoded by the coding sequence ATGGTTAATGAATTTGATGAAAATAAATTAAAAAAAATAATTGGAGAGAAAAAAATAATTATAATTGATTTTTTTGCTACTTGATGTGGGCCTTGTCAAATGTTTGGTCCTGTTTTTGAAAAATTTTCAACAGAATATGAAAAAAAAGAAATAATCTTTGCAAAGGTTGATGTTGATAAATATACAGATTTTTCAGCTGATCAAGGGGTTACATCAATTCCAACAATTGTTGCTTATAAAGATGGTAAAGAATTTTTAAGATTTACAGGTTTTAGATCATTAGAGAATCTTAAAAAAGATTTTAAAACTCTACTTTAG
- the pheS gene encoding phenylalanine--tRNA ligase subunit alpha, with translation MNNEIEKIFLLLKKELKEIENLESWKQIKAKYLTKSLFFNNLKNNLKNSKDSEEKIKIGKLIQFYLLNINQILNNKRKDLENSFFSSYQKNPLLEKEISDIIITKKIRGNIHPLTKITLMINKYFDNLNFNYVYGNEIEIDKFNFDYLNIPKDHPAREMQDTFYLENENKLLRTHTTNITARKLLLDKSNLLKYYTTGIVYRNDDNDATHSIQFNQLDFFMLSKSISLANFKYILINLLETIFDKNIPIRFRPSYFPFTEPSFEVDVGCFKCKQNGCEICKNSGWIEILGSGMISHHVLKLVGKDDSNMQGFAAGIGIERLAMLRFNIKDIRNFYLNNLSFLRNYDKGDK, from the coding sequence ATGAATAATGAGATTGAAAAAATCTTCCTTTTATTGAAAAAGGAGTTAAAAGAGATAGAAAATTTAGAATCTTGAAAACAGATAAAGGCAAAATATCTTACAAAATCGCTTTTTTTTAATAATTTAAAAAATAATTTAAAAAATAGTAAAGATTCTGAAGAAAAAATTAAAATAGGGAAACTTATTCAGTTTTATCTTTTAAATATAAATCAAATTTTAAATAATAAACGTAAAGATTTAGAAAATAGTTTTTTTTCTTCTTATCAAAAAAATCCTCTGCTTGAAAAAGAAATTTCTGATATTATAATTACAAAAAAAATTAGAGGTAATATTCATCCATTAACAAAAATTACTTTGATGATAAACAAATATTTTGATAATTTAAATTTTAATTATGTTTATGGAAATGAAATTGAAATTGATAAATTTAATTTTGATTATCTAAATATTCCAAAAGATCACCCCGCTAGAGAAATGCAAGATACGTTTTATCTTGAAAATGAAAATAAACTTTTACGAACTCATACAACAAATATTACAGCAAGAAAATTATTACTAGATAAAAGCAATTTACTTAAATACTATACAACTGGAATTGTTTATCGTAATGATGATAATGATGCAACACATTCTATTCAATTTAATCAATTAGATTTTTTTATGCTTTCAAAATCAATTTCTCTTGCCAATTTTAAATATATTTTAATTAATTTACTTGAAACAATTTTTGATAAAAATATTCCTATTCGTTTTAGACCATCTTATTTTCCTTTTACAGAGCCTTCTTTTGAAGTTGATGTTGGATGCTTTAAATGTAAGCAAAATGGTTGTGAAATTTGTAAAAATAGTGGATGAATTGAAATTTTGGGTTCAGGAATGATAAGTCATCACGTTTTAAAACTTGTTGGAAAAGATGATTCTAATATGCAAGGTTTTGCTGCAGGAATTGGAATTGAAAGACTTGCGATGTTGCGTTTTAATATTAAAGATATTCGTAATTTTTATTTAAATAATCTTAGTTTTTTAAGAAATTACGATAAAGGAGATAAATAG